One genomic segment of Clostridium estertheticum subsp. estertheticum includes these proteins:
- a CDS encoding ABC transporter ATP-binding protein yields the protein MSYVIETKDLKKIYGLKGMGLAVLDGVNLKVEKGEFLGIMGPSGAGKTTLLNIISTIDEPTSGSYFFEGKDMKKIKGKELANFRKNKISFIFQDFNLLDTMSAQDNIALPLALSKVNHTEIIKRVNEVAGFLGLKDHLDKYPYQLSGGQKQRTAAARALITSPSVIFADEPTGALDSRSSAELLQCLTQLNEETKTTIIMVTHDAFAASYCRRIMFIKDGKIHAKLDKNGGRKEFFQRIMDMGASMNGAIDYYAQKEENRGDSK from the coding sequence ATGAGTTACGTTATTGAAACTAAAGATTTAAAGAAAATTTATGGTTTAAAAGGTATGGGCTTGGCTGTTTTAGATGGAGTTAATTTGAAAGTGGAAAAGGGTGAATTCCTTGGAATAATGGGACCTTCTGGTGCAGGAAAAACAACTCTTTTAAATATTATATCAACCATTGATGAACCTACTAGCGGAAGTTATTTTTTTGAAGGAAAAGATATGAAGAAAATTAAGGGAAAGGAACTAGCTAATTTCAGAAAAAACAAGATTAGCTTTATATTTCAGGATTTTAATTTATTAGATACAATGTCTGCCCAAGATAATATAGCTCTTCCTCTTGCCCTTAGCAAGGTAAATCATACTGAAATAATAAAAAGGGTAAATGAAGTAGCGGGCTTTTTAGGATTAAAAGATCATCTTGACAAATATCCGTATCAACTCTCAGGAGGCCAAAAGCAGAGAACAGCTGCCGCAAGAGCTCTTATAACTTCGCCCTCAGTTATCTTTGCGGACGAGCCAACAGGTGCATTAGATTCAAGATCATCAGCAGAACTTCTGCAGTGTCTTACTCAGCTAAATGAGGAAACTAAAACTACTATAATAATGGTGACTCATGATGCTTTTGCTGCAAGTTATTGCAGACGAATAATGTTTATAAAAGATGGAAAGATTCATGCAAAACTCGACAAAAATGGAGGCAGAAAAGAGTTTTTCCAAAGAATTATGGACATGGGTGCATCAATGAATGGTGCAATAGATTATTACGCACAAAAGGAAGAAAATAGAGGTGACTCTAAATGA
- a CDS encoding HIT family protein yields the protein MSECIFCNINESEIIVENRYAVAILDHFPVNNGHCLIITKRHFANFFEATEEEIKAIYKLLHEVKEMFDIQYEPAGYNIGINVGTYAGQTINHLHVHLIPRYIGDVDDPRGGVRNLKESLVEYDG from the coding sequence ATGTCGGAATGTATATTTTGCAATATCAATGAATCAGAAATAATAGTAGAAAATAGGTATGCAGTTGCAATACTTGATCATTTCCCAGTAAATAATGGTCATTGTTTAATAATAACAAAAAGGCATTTTGCTAACTTTTTTGAGGCAACAGAGGAAGAAATTAAAGCAATATACAAATTACTGCATGAGGTAAAAGAGATGTTTGATATTCAATATGAACCAGCTGGATATAATATAGGTATTAATGTAGGAACATACGCGGGGCAAACTATAAACCATTTGCATGTGCACTTGATTCCTAGATACATAGGTGATGTGGATGATCCAAGAGGTGGAGTAAGAAATTTAAAGGAGTCGTTGGTTGAGTATGATGGATAG
- a CDS encoding sensor histidine kinase gives MNIIAYIKNSSLKILYFICIFFTINLILLSSSPIDAQFNDIIYMDFLLLFISLIFVFIDYRRWKYSYKGIYEAIRMEKIVDDSLPHNSYYFEAQLIKDVVRFKNDESDKKVNDIKSAFEEMNDYIIKWVHEIKIPISVCELITGKIDDTDVAEQLIVEYTRINFFINQVLYTSRASSYSEDLQINEISIENMIKKVVKRNATLFISRNINLELGNIHYDVLSDEKWLSYILDQLINNACKYVTRGGKINIYAKEDFKSINLYVKDNGIGVQEKDINRIFDRGFTGENGRALSKSTGMGLYLSKKMAHKLNHDIYVKSEEGNGTEFAICFYKLSDYSKVTKM, from the coding sequence ATGAATATAATCGCATACATTAAAAATTCAAGCTTAAAAATATTATATTTCATATGTATCTTCTTCACCATAAATCTAATCCTTTTAAGTAGTAGTCCTATAGATGCACAGTTTAACGATATTATATATATGGATTTTCTACTGCTTTTTATATCATTAATATTTGTATTTATTGATTATAGAAGATGGAAATATAGTTACAAAGGTATTTACGAGGCTATACGCATGGAAAAAATCGTAGATGATAGCCTGCCTCATAATAGTTACTATTTCGAAGCTCAGCTTATAAAAGACGTCGTTAGGTTTAAAAATGACGAATCAGACAAGAAAGTTAACGACATAAAATCAGCCTTTGAGGAAATGAATGATTACATAATAAAGTGGGTTCATGAAATAAAAATACCTATTTCGGTATGTGAGCTTATAACTGGCAAAATAGATGACACAGATGTGGCAGAACAGCTTATTGTTGAATACACCCGAATAAATTTTTTTATTAATCAGGTGCTTTATACAAGTAGAGCATCTAGCTACTCAGAGGACTTACAAATAAATGAAATTAGTATTGAAAATATGATAAAAAAAGTTGTTAAAAGAAATGCTACTCTTTTCATATCAAGAAATATAAATTTAGAACTAGGTAATATACATTATGATGTTTTGTCCGATGAAAAATGGCTTTCTTATATTCTTGACCAACTTATCAATAATGCATGCAAATATGTGACTAGGGGCGGTAAAATAAACATTTATGCTAAAGAAGATTTTAAATCTATTAATCTCTATGTTAAAGATAATGGTATTGGAGTTCAAGAAAAAGACATAAATAGAATATTTGATAGAGGTTTTACAGGAGAAAATGGGAGAGCGTTATCAAAATCTACAGGTATGGGTTTATACTTATCTAAAAAGATGGCTCATAAATTAAATCATGATATATATGTTAAATCTGAGGAGGGAAATGGTACGGAGTTCGCTATATGTTTTTATAAATTATCAGATTACTCCAAGGTTACAAAAATGTAA
- a CDS encoding response regulator transcription factor, which translates to MYKIMTIEDDKSLCINMNESLIKWGFMTSIIDDFEDITAEFASMKPDLVIMDVNLPYFDGFYWCGKIREISKVPIIFVSSRDTNMDIIMAMNTGGDDYITKPFSMDILIAKINALLRRTYSYGEQPSDLVECDGVILNLVDNTIQYKEEKIDLTKNEFKVMLLLMKNRGKTISRERIMRGIWDDDNFINDNTLTVNINRLRMKVSDMGLKDYIVTKKGYGYMIL; encoded by the coding sequence ATGTATAAGATAATGACAATTGAGGATGATAAATCATTGTGCATTAACATGAATGAAAGTCTTATAAAATGGGGCTTTATGACCTCTATTATAGATGATTTTGAGGACATAACTGCAGAGTTTGCTAGCATGAAGCCTGATTTAGTGATTATGGATGTAAACTTACCTTATTTTGATGGATTTTACTGGTGTGGAAAAATTAGAGAAATATCAAAAGTTCCTATAATATTTGTTTCTTCAAGGGACACTAATATGGATATTATTATGGCAATGAATACAGGCGGCGATGATTATATAACCAAGCCATTTTCTATGGATATTTTAATTGCTAAGATAAATGCTTTGCTTAGACGAACTTATTCTTATGGTGAGCAACCCTCTGATTTAGTAGAATGTGATGGAGTAATACTCAATTTAGTGGATAACACGATTCAGTATAAAGAAGAGAAAATTGACCTTACCAAAAATGAATTTAAAGTAATGCTTCTACTTATGAAAAATAGGGGTAAGACCATATCTAGAGAGAGGATAATGAGGGGGATATGGGATGATGATAATTTTATTAATGATAACACTCTCACAGTAAATATTAACAGGCTTCGCATGAAAGTTAGCGATATGGGACTAAAGGATTATATAGTTACAAAGAAAGGGTATGGGTACATGATTTTATGA
- the uxuA gene encoding mannonate dehydratase, with the protein MKMTLRWFGSKYDSVTLKQIRQIPGCVGVITTLYDTKPGEIWSTEAIKEMKREVEAAGLEVSGIESVNIHDDIKIGLPTRDLYIANYIKTLENLANEGIDLVCYNFMPVFDWTRSNLAKMRADGSTVLSYDQELIDKIDPTKMFEQIDSNSNGFIMPGWEPERLARVKELFELYKDVNEEKLFENLVYFLKKIMPTCEKLGMKMAIHQDDPAWSVYGLPRVINNKKNIQRMLDAVPVMNNGLTLCTGSLGSNPDNDIPDMIRSFKGRIHFAHLRNIKHLAPGKFDEAAHLSSDGSLDMFEIMKALYDIGMEGPIRPDHGRMIWDEVAMPGYGLYDRALGATYLNGLWEAIDKSSK; encoded by the coding sequence ATGAAAATGACACTAAGATGGTTTGGAAGTAAATATGACAGTGTAACTTTAAAACAAATAAGACAAATTCCTGGTTGCGTAGGTGTTATAACAACACTATATGACACTAAGCCTGGAGAAATTTGGAGTACAGAGGCAATTAAAGAAATGAAAAGGGAAGTAGAAGCTGCAGGCCTTGAGGTTAGTGGTATTGAAAGTGTAAATATTCATGATGATATTAAGATTGGACTTCCAACAAGAGATTTGTATATAGCAAACTATATTAAGACTCTTGAAAACTTAGCAAATGAGGGTATAGATTTAGTTTGTTACAATTTTATGCCTGTATTTGACTGGACGAGATCTAATCTTGCAAAGATGAGAGCAGATGGTTCCACAGTTCTTTCTTATGATCAGGAGCTTATTGATAAAATAGATCCAACTAAAATGTTTGAACAAATAGATTCTAATTCTAATGGATTCATAATGCCTGGGTGGGAACCAGAAAGGCTTGCAAGAGTAAAAGAATTATTTGAACTCTACAAAGATGTAAATGAAGAAAAATTATTTGAAAACCTTGTGTACTTTCTTAAGAAAATTATGCCAACTTGTGAGAAGCTAGGAATGAAGATGGCTATTCATCAAGATGACCCAGCATGGTCTGTATATGGACTACCAAGAGTTATAAACAATAAGAAAAACATTCAAAGGATGTTAGATGCAGTTCCAGTTATGAATAATGGACTAACATTGTGTACAGGTTCTTTAGGATCTAACCCTGATAATGACATTCCTGATATGATTAGAAGTTTCAAAGGAAGAATTCATTTTGCTCACTTAAGAAATATTAAACACCTTGCACCAGGTAAGTTTGATGAAGCAGCACATTTATCATCTGATGGATCATTAGATATGTTTGAAATTATGAAAGCACTTTATGATATTGGTATGGAAGGGCCTATAAGGCCAGATCATGGAAGAATGATTTGGGATGAAGTTGCAATGCCTGGGTACGGATTGTATGACAGAGCACTAGGAGCAACATACTTAAATGGATTATGGGAAGCAATAGATAAATCATCTAAGTAA
- a CDS encoding YjbE family putative metal transport protein (Members of this highly hydrophobic protein family,regularly are found preceded by the yybP-ykoY manganese riboswitch (see RF00080). A metal cation transport function is proposed.): protein MVFIIGVLQITILDLTLSGDNIGVIALATKNLSPKFAKKASFIGIAGAIGLRVLFACVITQIMAIQWLPIKLVGGLVLVKITWDFIKPQTKEVECDVKKADKFWGAVAVIIIADISMSLDNVIAIASTADGNVLLIVIGILINIPIIFYGSRFVANLMKDHPIVIFLGGAILAHTSFKMILEDNITIKYLGLSNTVSVIIPWVFAIGILLYGYLVIKRAEKEKTAFGHNT from the coding sequence ATGGTTTTTATAATAGGAGTACTGCAAATTACAATACTTGATTTAACATTATCAGGTGATAATATAGGTGTTATAGCACTTGCAACAAAAAATCTATCACCTAAATTTGCGAAAAAAGCTAGTTTTATAGGAATAGCAGGAGCTATAGGATTAAGAGTGTTATTTGCCTGTGTCATTACTCAAATAATGGCTATACAGTGGTTGCCGATTAAATTAGTTGGTGGACTTGTTTTAGTAAAAATAACATGGGACTTTATTAAGCCTCAGACTAAAGAAGTAGAGTGTGATGTAAAAAAAGCAGATAAATTTTGGGGAGCTGTAGCGGTAATTATTATTGCCGATATTAGTATGAGTCTTGATAATGTAATAGCAATAGCAAGTACAGCAGATGGCAATGTTTTATTAATTGTTATCGGTATTTTGATAAACATACCAATAATTTTTTACGGAAGTCGATTTGTTGCAAACTTAATGAAAGATCACCCTATTGTTATATTCCTAGGTGGTGCAATACTCGCTCACACTTCATTTAAAATGATACTTGAGGATAATATAACAATAAAATATTTAGGCCTTTCAAATACAGTTTCAGTGATAATTCCATGGGTTTTTGCCATTGGTATATTGTTGTATGGATACTTAGTAATAAAAAGAGCGGAAAAAGAAAAAACAGCTTTTGGACATAATACATAA
- a CDS encoding peptidoglycan D,D-transpeptidase FtsI family protein produces MKKKKKFNRYNILSIIMLAIFLALGAKLYYLQVLKGDYYKAQAETINSAKLVTVAAPRGLITDKNGIKLATETLGYNLTYTSTTDTTKDNKQLFTTLQKVFKILDDNKEVQTDNFALKINPYRFEFPSNDAKGNQTLLLRFLKDRNLQLTILKAKFEGKKEEELNPSEKTALNNELLKLTPEQIYNKLLDKYKVKSGLASLNINATPDVIRRYLIIEDGISMNFFSDYKSINVATNMKLNTSLIFEQSLSDLQGFKVENQPMREYPYGQLASSVLGYISKINSADKSKYAEKGYDTSVDYVGTSGIEAAMEGNLKGVNGEKDINDDSVAIIKNTAHNKKAVPGKNVQLTLDANMQYATENALSTQMKTLQAAGTSGGDLDVSNATRAAAVAIDINTGGLLALVSLPGYNPNDFSTTQGLTEAQSQKYFNPDYEKMAKADGISSLTDYMFPIDKSIKGNTTLRKDKFDYYPKYLYNYATMSLIPSGSTFKPMTAIAGLEAGVINADSTYDDEGGYDMGGEDKIGGPNWNPFTTDGRNGIVNVVSAIRKSSNPFFMNVGQKLREKFGDDVLAKYAWMFGLGANPNSTSPGTGIEISENFGQVYNTVSQKNLSASQYLLSIEQDLTNGVSSSDGSKFPPIDLYDRDEDTNIVSDGKKLSEIKTQIKNYIRDSVKNGTFSKKNYVGLFKQLIAADPTYKKQKFTDVNINTVVTEVYYQSVQTGHGSLSLPYNMFIASIGQGMDNFTPLQMANYIATLANGGTRYKVHLVDNIKDSNGKLISQTKPVVIDKANMSAETRSLVMQGMNGVTGAGGGTDGTAYAALGDFPIPTGGKTGTAQFTESSIQNKIGRGDYAWYVGYAPADNPKIAISVVIFDGGYGADAAKVARGMYESYFKNDPRMKEYQNHYDIKLKRIK; encoded by the coding sequence ATGAAAAAAAAGAAGAAATTTAATAGGTATAATATTCTTTCTATAATTATGCTAGCAATATTTCTAGCACTAGGTGCAAAGTTATATTATTTACAAGTATTAAAAGGTGATTATTACAAGGCGCAGGCTGAAACTATTAATTCTGCAAAGCTTGTAACAGTAGCTGCACCAAGAGGCCTCATAACAGACAAAAATGGAATAAAACTTGCGACTGAAACACTAGGTTATAACCTTACGTATACAAGTACAACTGATACAACTAAGGATAACAAACAACTATTTACAACATTACAAAAAGTATTTAAAATTTTAGATGATAATAAAGAAGTTCAGACAGACAATTTTGCATTAAAGATTAATCCGTACAGATTTGAATTCCCTTCAAATGATGCTAAGGGAAATCAAACCCTGCTTTTAAGATTTTTAAAGGATAGAAACCTTCAATTAACTATATTAAAGGCAAAATTTGAGGGTAAAAAAGAAGAAGAGTTAAATCCCTCTGAAAAAACTGCTCTTAATAATGAGCTTTTAAAACTAACTCCAGAACAAATTTATAACAAACTCCTTGATAAATATAAGGTAAAAAGTGGACTTGCAAGTTTGAATATAAATGCAACTCCAGATGTAATAAGAAGATATTTAATTATAGAAGACGGTATCAGCATGAACTTTTTTTCTGATTATAAATCAATTAATGTAGCAACTAATATGAAACTGAATACATCGCTTATATTCGAGCAAAGCCTCTCAGACCTACAAGGTTTTAAAGTAGAAAATCAGCCTATGAGGGAATATCCTTACGGCCAACTTGCTTCATCAGTTCTAGGATATATAAGCAAAATAAACTCTGCTGATAAATCAAAGTACGCAGAAAAGGGTTATGACACAAGTGTAGATTATGTTGGAACTTCTGGAATTGAAGCTGCAATGGAGGGTAACCTTAAAGGCGTTAACGGAGAAAAAGATATAAATGATGATTCTGTAGCAATAATCAAAAATACTGCTCATAATAAAAAAGCAGTTCCAGGTAAAAATGTTCAACTTACATTAGATGCAAATATGCAATATGCCACAGAAAATGCATTAAGCACTCAAATGAAGACATTACAAGCTGCAGGAACTTCAGGTGGCGACCTAGATGTATCAAATGCTACAAGAGCAGCAGCTGTTGCCATAGACATTAATACTGGTGGATTACTAGCCCTTGTAAGTCTTCCGGGTTATAATCCAAATGATTTTTCTACAACGCAAGGTTTAACTGAAGCTCAATCACAAAAATATTTTAATCCAGATTATGAAAAGATGGCAAAAGCTGATGGGATATCATCTTTAACTGATTATATGTTTCCAATAGACAAAAGTATAAAAGGAAATACAACCCTTAGAAAGGATAAATTTGATTATTATCCAAAGTACTTATATAACTATGCAACTATGTCACTTATTCCTTCTGGTTCCACATTTAAACCAATGACTGCAATTGCTGGTCTCGAAGCTGGAGTTATAAATGCTGATTCAACTTACGATGATGAAGGCGGCTATGATATGGGTGGTGAAGATAAAATAGGAGGTCCAAATTGGAATCCCTTTACAACAGATGGTCGAAATGGCATTGTAAATGTAGTTAGTGCCATAAGAAAATCTAGTAACCCATTTTTTATGAATGTAGGCCAGAAATTAAGAGAAAAATTTGGTGATGATGTCTTAGCTAAATATGCATGGATGTTTGGCCTAGGTGCTAATCCTAATTCAACGAGTCCTGGTACCGGAATAGAAATAAGTGAGAATTTTGGGCAAGTATATAATACTGTGTCACAAAAAAACTTATCAGCATCACAATATCTTTTAAGTATTGAACAAGATTTAACTAATGGAGTTTCATCCTCAGATGGATCAAAATTCCCACCAATCGATTTATACGATAGAGATGAAGATACTAATATTGTTTCTGATGGGAAAAAACTTTCAGAAATTAAAACACAAATTAAAAATTATATAAGGGATTCTGTAAAAAATGGAACTTTCTCTAAAAAAAATTATGTGGGTTTATTTAAGCAATTAATTGCTGCCGATCCTACGTACAAAAAACAAAAATTTACTGATGTTAATATAAATACAGTCGTAACTGAAGTATACTATCAGTCAGTGCAAACAGGTCACGGTTCTTTGAGTTTGCCATACAATATGTTTATTGCATCAATTGGTCAAGGTATGGACAATTTCACACCTCTTCAGATGGCAAATTATATAGCAACCCTTGCCAATGGTGGAACAAGATATAAGGTTCATTTAGTTGATAATATAAAAGATTCTAATGGAAAATTAATATCTCAAACGAAACCTGTTGTAATAGATAAAGCTAATATGAGTGCTGAAACTAGATCCCTAGTTATGCAAGGCATGAATGGCGTTACAGGTGCAGGTGGCGGCACTGATGGTACAGCATATGCAGCACTTGGTGATTTTCCTATACCTACAGGTGGTAAAACAGGTACAGCACAGTTTACTGAATCTAGTATACAAAATAAAATTGGTAGAGGCGATTATGCTTGGTATGTAGGTTATGCACCTGCTGACAATCCTAAAATCGCAATATCTGTAGTTATTTTTGATGGTGGTTACGGTGCTGATGCTGCAAAAGTTGCTAGAGGTATGTATGAGAGTTATTTTAAAAACGATCCTCGAATGAAAGAGTATCAAAATCATTATGACATAAAATTAAAACGAATTAAATAA
- the pknB gene encoding Stk1 family PASTA domain-containing Ser/Thr kinase has translation MIGTFLLNRYELLENIGEGGMGTVYKAKCHVLNRFVAVKILKSELSNDDEFVSRFKMEATSIAKLSHPNIVNVHDVCSENDVNFIVMEYVDGKTLKQIIKENGRITSKETLDIVFQVAKALQCAHTSGIIHRDIKPDNIMITKEEMVKVMDFGIAKVADARTVTNSNKVMGTAHYFSPEQAKGNFVDCRSDIYSLGIVMYEMVTGKVPYDAESAITIAMLHIQGVIIAPKDVIINIPENINQVILRAMQKETIERYQTANEMAEIIGAIKENPNYKVIVNSEIDGATKIMDTVVASNIRDDLTTVMSKEEIFDKTVFGKPLAEETILKKESEVIPIKKKISRNKKVIIIIMSIILIVSIVALGKSLANGNVIEDKATINTKATVVKTIVPKVQVFEKKFVPSLIGKTQDSARQVAVSNGFLLGDITSNYSDSIDKGLVISQSPVVNTAYEKGGKISIVLSLGKDKVQATPPQTKVVKDMKKIEQIHGKSPKGKHSKNK, from the coding sequence ATGATAGGGACATTTCTTTTAAATAGATATGAGTTATTAGAGAACATCGGCGAGGGGGGCATGGGAACTGTTTATAAAGCAAAGTGTCATGTGCTAAATAGATTTGTCGCTGTAAAGATATTAAAATCAGAGTTAAGCAATGATGATGAGTTTGTTTCAAGGTTTAAAATGGAAGCTACCTCAATTGCGAAATTATCACATCCAAACATAGTGAATGTTCATGACGTTTGCTCTGAAAATGATGTTAATTTTATAGTTATGGAATATGTTGATGGAAAAACATTAAAGCAAATAATAAAGGAAAATGGAAGAATTACATCCAAGGAGACTTTAGATATAGTTTTTCAGGTAGCAAAAGCTCTCCAGTGTGCACATACGAGCGGTATAATTCATCGCGATATAAAGCCGGATAATATAATGATAACCAAGGAGGAAATGGTTAAGGTTATGGATTTTGGAATAGCTAAAGTTGCAGATGCAAGAACTGTAACCAATTCTAATAAGGTAATGGGAACGGCACATTATTTTTCTCCAGAGCAAGCAAAAGGAAATTTTGTTGACTGCAGATCAGACATATATTCATTAGGCATTGTAATGTATGAAATGGTGACAGGGAAAGTACCTTATGATGCAGAAAGTGCTATCACAATAGCTATGTTGCATATCCAGGGGGTGATTATTGCTCCAAAAGATGTTATTATCAATATACCGGAAAATATAAACCAAGTAATTTTAAGGGCCATGCAAAAGGAAACTATTGAAAGGTACCAAACTGCGAATGAAATGGCAGAGATTATAGGTGCTATTAAAGAAAATCCTAATTATAAAGTTATAGTAAATAGTGAAATAGATGGTGCTACAAAAATTATGGACACAGTAGTAGCTTCCAATATAAGAGATGATTTAACAACAGTTATGAGTAAGGAAGAAATTTTTGATAAAACAGTTTTTGGAAAACCATTAGCTGAGGAAACAATACTAAAAAAAGAAAGTGAAGTAATACCTATAAAGAAGAAGATTAGTAGGAATAAAAAGGTTATTATAATTATAATGTCAATTATTTTGATTGTTAGTATTGTCGCTTTAGGAAAATCTTTAGCTAATGGTAATGTGATTGAGGATAAGGCGACTATTAATACGAAAGCTACAGTTGTGAAAACTATTGTTCCAAAAGTACAAGTATTTGAAAAGAAATTTGTACCCTCACTTATTGGGAAAACTCAAGATAGTGCAAGACAAGTAGCCGTTAGCAATGGTTTTTTGCTGGGTGATATAACAAGTAATTATAGTGATAGTATTGATAAGGGGTTAGTTATTAGTCAGTCGCCGGTGGTAAATACAGCTTATGAAAAAGGTGGTAAAATAAGTATAGTTTTAAGCCTAGGTAAAGACAAAGTTCAAGCTACACCGCCACAAACAAAGGTGGTAAAAGACATGAAAAAAATTGAACAGATACATGGAAAGAGCCCTAAGGGGAAACATTCTAAAAACAAATAG